One genomic window of Stieleria sp. JC731 includes the following:
- a CDS encoding FixH family protein — protein MHCLKRSKYQLNAIKVCVSVFLALAIVGCEGGSTQSPTGSAEVTFQPSQPTVGPCDLTIKLVDGEGKPIEDAKLTVEGNMNHAGMKPSFAEMSQADEPGVYEGTIDFTMGGDWFLLVSAEGPSGEVIETKVDVPGVNTK, from the coding sequence ATGCATTGTTTAAAGCGATCGAAGTATCAGCTGAATGCAATAAAGGTATGCGTTTCGGTCTTCTTGGCATTGGCAATCGTCGGTTGCGAAGGTGGAAGTACGCAAAGTCCAACGGGCAGTGCTGAGGTGACGTTCCAGCCTTCACAGCCAACGGTTGGGCCATGCGACTTGACGATCAAGCTGGTCGATGGCGAAGGGAAGCCGATCGAGGATGCGAAGCTGACGGTCGAAGGCAATATGAACCACGCCGGGATGAAACCTTCGTTTGCCGAAATGAGCCAAGCAGATGAACCTGGTGTCTATGAAGGGACTATTGATTTCACGATGGGAGGTGACTGGTTTTTACTGGTTTCGGCTGAAGGTCCAAGCGGCGAAGTTATTGAAACGAAGGTTGATGTTCCGGGGGTGAACACGAAGTGA
- a CDS encoding M56 family metallopeptidase → MMDQYLAFEIASSLTTQIACVVAVTFALRRWVDDSQGNCRLWTICFLVIIGMLFSGLSLPHRRLFDFPFQVNRSTMSTFLIWKSRLAVTLLSIWGVGVLLTLLMKTTQLLRLVSFLRNRCHAIDMNQLFADLDLACVDDPQLSVLISAEINGPFCWQLHRPVIVLPEQLMAHDKSTVRNVVLHELEHLQTQHPMQHFLQGVCSVLFWFHPAVRLAAKEAELTREFLCDEAVSNSIGSFSRYLQTLATVAEFSRNPSCTQVTRGTLGFGDSKSSLIRRSDRLVKLATASSKLTQWRAGRWRSSIASVGLVIAALLIHQVWLPTNVLASSRSQWSPWPSWTANALHQADIQVRDFEAFDERVQLHEWLCDEH, encoded by the coding sequence ATGATGGATCAGTATCTCGCATTCGAAATCGCAAGTTCACTAACAACGCAGATCGCCTGCGTCGTTGCGGTGACATTCGCACTAAGGCGTTGGGTTGACGATTCGCAAGGCAACTGTCGGCTTTGGACGATTTGCTTCTTGGTGATTATCGGGATGCTCTTTTCCGGATTGAGTCTGCCCCACCGACGACTGTTCGATTTTCCTTTCCAAGTCAATCGTTCAACAATGTCGACGTTTTTGATTTGGAAAAGCCGTCTGGCTGTCACGTTGTTATCGATTTGGGGCGTCGGTGTCCTGCTGACACTCTTGATGAAGACAACGCAGCTCCTACGGCTCGTTTCCTTTTTGCGGAACCGTTGTCATGCGATTGACATGAATCAGCTGTTTGCCGATTTGGATCTTGCTTGTGTCGATGATCCGCAATTGTCGGTGCTCATTTCCGCCGAAATCAATGGGCCATTCTGTTGGCAGCTTCATCGCCCTGTGATCGTGCTGCCAGAGCAGCTCATGGCACATGACAAATCCACCGTTCGCAACGTGGTGCTTCACGAACTGGAGCATTTGCAAACACAGCATCCGATGCAGCATTTCTTGCAAGGCGTCTGTTCCGTCTTGTTCTGGTTCCACCCTGCAGTTCGCTTGGCAGCTAAAGAAGCTGAGTTAACGCGTGAGTTTTTGTGCGACGAAGCTGTGTCCAATAGCATCGGCAGTTTCAGTCGCTACTTGCAAACACTGGCGACGGTTGCCGAGTTCAGCCGTAACCCTTCGTGCACGCAAGTGACTCGCGGAACACTGGGGTTTGGTGATTCGAAAAGTAGCCTGATTCGGCGAAGTGATCGACTCGTGAAATTGGCAACCGCTTCGTCCAAGTTGACGCAGTGGCGAGCCGGTCGTTGGCGATCGTCGATCGCTAGTGTCGGCTTGGTTATCGCGGCACTGCTGATTCACCAAGTTTGGCTTCCAACCAACGTACTTGCTTCGAGTCGCAGTCAGTGGTCGCCTTGGCCATCCTGGACCGCCAATGCTTTGCATCAGGCCGATATCCAAGTCCGTGATTTCGAAGCGTTTGACGAACGTGTTCAACTGCACGAATGGTTGTGCGACGAGCACTAA
- a CDS encoding glycosyltransferase, producing the protein MQVTQRQLNQASESISLILPAYNEEAVIATAISEAVTALQKLTTHYEIIVVDDGSSDRTAAIVEEHAQRNSSVRLVRHSPNRGYGAAIRSGFAVATCDFVAFTDADCQFDLNELDRLLFLSRDYDVVCGYRIDRQDSFLRCFYSKVYNVLVRCLLGTEVRDIDCALKLFRRDVVKDLEITGNGFLVNAEILVEAKRKGCSVVEVGVTHRPRTAGESTVSIKHIPQVLTQLLRYWWNRVQFPAMESLPSQVSRLSISDSGQLRLVGLQILLLVFATLLVTTNLGYPLIDRDETRYAEIPREMIGTGNWVLPQLNFRTYYDKPPLTYWLCAISYKCFGVSESSARLVPAAAALLTLAMTMAFASRVFDRRVGLSTGIVLFLSAGFLFSSRYLLLDGVLTAFVAGAMFTAYEAISPSSRSATIRWIWWTLSAVMTGLAFLTKGPVVLVLGAPCLLAYCWISESCQKPTRWQVAWFGLVAATITLPWFVLVHRQDPNFLMEFFYKHNVARFAGAFHEKPIWFFIPVLLIAGHPWSFLTVPYIRFLLGRDKHQRNHRPQALGFVCLWAVWTFAFFSISKCKLPTYLLPAAPAFAMMMGHFMSAIVQKSATNESQANESQGRAKMMIARVWSPRAALLTTCFVGIGFATFQWITASQESMVLAGWLFVWAAMIVFTMQSIVRGSMLRYEWPMVGVTTLVLATMVFHQSLPAYSYQQTLLAKSSTFSKPLLSTPDVPIATVSHEFSEVPFYLKRSDVENYSDVTDERLKSFVLRSERCYMIVKQSVDENELAQSMPVGTRITKIAQQGTSQLFDVMVPETAFRLVSKQGNEDSDRTMQ; encoded by the coding sequence ATGCAAGTGACACAGCGTCAATTGAATCAGGCAAGCGAATCAATTTCTTTGATCTTGCCGGCTTACAACGAAGAGGCGGTGATCGCGACCGCGATTTCAGAAGCGGTGACCGCGCTTCAAAAGTTAACAACGCACTACGAAATCATCGTTGTCGATGACGGAAGTTCGGATCGAACCGCAGCGATCGTTGAAGAACATGCACAGCGGAATTCCTCTGTTCGGCTTGTACGGCATTCTCCCAATCGCGGCTACGGCGCGGCAATCCGTTCCGGCTTTGCCGTCGCCACTTGTGATTTTGTTGCCTTCACAGATGCAGATTGCCAATTTGATCTGAACGAGTTGGATCGATTGCTTTTTCTTTCCCGCGACTATGACGTCGTCTGTGGCTATCGAATTGACCGGCAGGACAGCTTTTTAAGATGCTTCTATTCCAAGGTCTATAACGTCTTGGTGCGTTGTTTGCTTGGGACCGAAGTGCGTGACATTGATTGTGCGCTGAAACTCTTTCGCCGAGATGTTGTTAAAGATCTGGAAATCACCGGGAACGGTTTTCTTGTGAATGCCGAAATCTTGGTCGAAGCCAAACGAAAGGGCTGTTCGGTTGTTGAAGTCGGCGTCACTCATCGCCCGAGGACGGCTGGGGAGAGCACCGTATCGATCAAACACATTCCACAAGTGTTGACGCAGCTATTGCGATACTGGTGGAACCGGGTGCAGTTTCCCGCGATGGAGTCTTTGCCCTCGCAAGTGTCGCGACTTAGCATTTCTGATTCGGGGCAACTTCGGTTGGTCGGATTGCAAATCCTTTTACTCGTCTTTGCCACGCTACTAGTGACGACGAATCTTGGGTATCCCTTGATCGATCGAGATGAGACTCGATATGCAGAGATACCGCGCGAGATGATCGGTACCGGCAATTGGGTTTTGCCGCAGCTGAATTTTCGAACCTACTATGACAAGCCACCGCTGACTTATTGGCTTTGTGCGATATCGTACAAATGCTTTGGTGTCAGTGAATCGTCTGCTCGGCTTGTCCCTGCGGCGGCGGCGTTGCTGACTTTAGCAATGACGATGGCGTTCGCTTCGAGAGTGTTCGATAGGCGAGTGGGACTGTCGACCGGAATCGTGCTGTTTCTATCTGCAGGATTCTTGTTTAGCAGTCGGTATCTGTTGCTCGATGGTGTCCTGACAGCGTTTGTTGCCGGTGCGATGTTCACAGCGTATGAAGCGATAAGCCCGAGTTCTCGTTCGGCGACAATCCGTTGGATCTGGTGGACGCTATCGGCAGTGATGACCGGTCTGGCCTTTTTGACGAAAGGACCTGTGGTGTTGGTGTTGGGGGCGCCTTGCTTGTTGGCGTATTGCTGGATTTCTGAATCTTGTCAAAAACCAACGCGATGGCAGGTCGCATGGTTCGGATTGGTTGCGGCCACGATCACGTTGCCCTGGTTTGTGCTGGTTCATCGACAAGATCCGAATTTCTTGATGGAGTTCTTTTACAAGCACAATGTCGCGCGTTTTGCAGGCGCCTTTCATGAAAAACCGATTTGGTTCTTTATTCCTGTGCTGCTGATTGCTGGTCATCCTTGGTCGTTCCTAACCGTCCCCTACATCCGTTTCCTTTTGGGACGGGATAAGCATCAGAGGAATCATCGTCCACAAGCCCTAGGATTCGTTTGCCTTTGGGCGGTATGGACGTTCGCGTTCTTTTCGATATCGAAGTGCAAATTGCCGACCTACTTGCTACCTGCGGCACCAGCGTTCGCGATGATGATGGGGCATTTCATGTCAGCGATTGTTCAGAAGTCAGCGACGAATGAGTCACAGGCGAACGAGTCACAGGGAAGGGCGAAGATGATGATCGCCCGTGTTTGGTCGCCACGTGCGGCCTTGCTGACGACTTGTTTTGTCGGAATCGGTTTTGCAACCTTTCAGTGGATCACCGCGAGTCAAGAATCAATGGTCTTGGCGGGTTGGCTTTTCGTTTGGGCCGCAATGATCGTGTTCACGATGCAGTCCATCGTTCGTGGATCGATGCTGCGGTACGAATGGCCAATGGTTGGCGTCACAACGCTCGTTCTAGCGACCATGGTGTTTCATCAATCGCTTCCGGCTTACAGCTATCAGCAAACGCTGTTGGCAAAGTCATCGACATTTTCGAAGCCATTGCTAAGCACACCTGATGTTCCGATCGCAACTGTCAGTCATGAGTTTTCAGAAGTGCCGTTTTATCTGAAACGCAGCGACGTCGAAAACTATTCCGATGTGACAGACGAGAGGTTGAAATCGTTTGTGCTACGATCCGAGCGATGCTACATGATCGTCAAACAGTCGGTCGATGAAAACGAGTTGGCTCAAAGCATGCCGGTCGGGACACGAATCACCAAGATCGCTCAGCAAGGGACTTCACAGTTGTTTGACGTGATGGTTCCCGAGACCGCATTTCGGCTTGTGTCAAAGCAAGGCAATGAAGACAGCGACCGCACAATGCAATAG